One genomic window of Tatumella citrea includes the following:
- the cysI gene encoding assimilatory sulfite reductase (NADPH) hemoprotein subunit has protein sequence MSNKNPGPLVVEGKLADAERLKKESNFLRGTITDDLTDGLTGGFRGDNFLLIRFHGMYQQDDRDIRASRAEQKLEPRHAMMLRCRLPGGIITPQQWLAIDRFASEKTIYGSIRLTNRQTFQFHGILKKNVKPAHEMLHEVGLDALATANDVNRNVLCTSNPVESELHQEAYEWAKRLSEHLLPQTRAYAEIWWDQEKVATTDEEPILGSTYLPRKFKTTVVIPPNNDVDLHANDMNFVAVAENGKLVGFNLLLGGGLSIDHGNKATYARTASEIGFLPLDKTLDVAAAVVTTQRDWGNRTDRKNAKTKYTLERVGVDVFKAEVERRAGITFEDIRPYEFTTRGDRFGWIKGIDGKWHLTLFIENGRLLDSPQRTLKTGIAEIAKIHQGDFRLTANQNLIVAGVPEQQKQAIEDLARAHGLMESVTAQRENSMACVAFPTCPLAMAEAERFLPAFVDEVETIMARHGVAEEHIVLRVTGCPNGCGRALLAEAGLVGKAPGRYNLHLGGNRIGTRIPRMYRENITQQEILAVLDELIGRWAKERQSDEGFGDFVIRAGVVRPVLDPARDFWE, from the coding sequence ATGAGTAATAAAAATCCAGGTCCACTCGTGGTGGAAGGCAAGCTTGCCGACGCAGAACGTCTTAAAAAAGAGAGTAACTTTCTGCGTGGTACGATTACTGATGATCTGACTGACGGCCTGACAGGCGGTTTTCGCGGGGATAATTTTCTGCTGATCCGTTTCCACGGAATGTATCAACAGGATGACCGTGATATTCGTGCGAGCCGCGCCGAACAGAAACTGGAACCACGCCATGCAATGATGCTGCGTTGTCGGTTGCCTGGGGGAATCATTACGCCCCAGCAATGGCTGGCGATCGACCGTTTTGCCAGCGAAAAAACCATCTATGGCAGTATTCGTCTGACCAACCGCCAGACTTTTCAGTTTCACGGTATTCTGAAGAAAAATGTGAAACCAGCGCACGAGATGCTGCATGAGGTCGGGCTGGATGCATTAGCAACTGCTAATGATGTAAACCGTAACGTGCTCTGTACCTCGAACCCGGTAGAGTCGGAACTGCATCAGGAAGCTTACGAATGGGCAAAACGCCTGTCTGAACATCTGCTGCCACAGACCCGTGCTTATGCAGAAATCTGGTGGGATCAGGAAAAGGTTGCCACTACTGATGAAGAACCGATTCTGGGTTCTACTTATCTGCCTCGTAAGTTTAAAACCACGGTAGTGATCCCACCGAATAATGACGTGGATCTGCATGCTAACGACATGAACTTTGTCGCAGTGGCAGAAAACGGCAAACTGGTTGGCTTTAACCTGCTGTTAGGTGGCGGACTGTCTATCGATCACGGTAATAAAGCTACCTATGCCCGCACCGCCAGTGAAATAGGCTTCCTGCCACTGGATAAAACCCTGGATGTTGCTGCTGCAGTGGTCACTACTCAGCGTGACTGGGGTAACCGCACCGATCGTAAAAATGCCAAAACCAAATACACTCTGGAACGTGTTGGTGTTGATGTGTTTAAGGCCGAAGTAGAGCGTCGTGCCGGCATCACTTTTGAAGACATTCGTCCTTATGAATTTACCACCCGTGGCGACAGATTTGGCTGGATTAAAGGAATTGACGGAAAATGGCATCTGACGCTGTTTATCGAAAATGGCCGTCTGCTGGATTCACCGCAACGGACGCTAAAGACCGGTATTGCCGAAATTGCTAAGATTCATCAGGGCGATTTCCGGCTTACCGCTAACCAGAACCTGATTGTGGCGGGTGTTCCTGAGCAGCAAAAACAGGCTATTGAAGATCTGGCCCGTGCTCATGGTTTGATGGAGTCAGTGACTGCTCAGCGTGAAAACTCTATGGCCTGTGTCGCTTTCCCAACCTGCCCGTTGGCGATGGCAGAGGCTGAGCGTTTTCTGCCGGCTTTCGTCGATGAAGTTGAAACCATTATGGCCCGCCATGGTGTTGCAGAAGAGCACATTGTTTTACGTGTTACAGGCTGCCCTAACGGTTGTGGAAGGGCACTGCTGGCAGAAGCGGGCTTAGTCGGTAAAGCACCTGGCCGCTATAATCTGCATCTGGGCGGGAACCGCATCGGGACCCGTATTCCACGTATGTATCGTGAAAATATTACCCAGCAGGAAATCCTGGCTGTACTGGATGAACTGATTGGTCGCTGGGCAAAAGAACGTCAGTCCGATGAAGGTTTCGGTGACTTTGTGATTCGTGCCGGGGTAGTCAGACCGGTGCTGGATCCTGCCCGGGACTTTTGGGAATAA
- a CDS encoding phosphoadenylyl-sulfate reductase, translating into MAELQLSELNALDKAQQQQALAEVNQHLETLSAEQRVEWGLENLPGNFVLSSSFGIQAAVCLHLVTRQQPNIPVILTDTGYLFPETYQFIDQLTEQLQLNLQVFRATESAAWQEAHYGKLWEQGVEGIEKYNTINKVEPMNRALQTLQAASWFAGLRREQSGSRAGLPVLSVQRGVFKLLPIIDWDNRQVYQYLKQNGLQYHPLWDQGYLSVGDTHTTRKWEPGMAEEETRFFGLKRECGLHEG; encoded by the coding sequence ATGGCAGAGCTACAGTTATCTGAACTGAATGCGCTGGATAAGGCACAGCAACAACAGGCGCTGGCTGAAGTAAACCAGCATCTGGAAACGCTGAGTGCAGAACAACGTGTGGAATGGGGACTGGAGAATCTGCCAGGCAACTTTGTGCTCAGTTCCAGTTTTGGAATTCAGGCGGCAGTATGTCTGCACCTGGTAACCCGTCAGCAGCCGAATATTCCGGTGATCCTCACAGATACCGGTTATCTGTTTCCGGAAACCTATCAGTTTATCGATCAGTTGACTGAACAGTTGCAACTGAATCTACAGGTGTTTCGTGCGACAGAATCGGCTGCGTGGCAGGAAGCCCATTACGGAAAATTGTGGGAGCAGGGCGTTGAAGGTATTGAAAAATATAATACTATCAACAAAGTTGAACCGATGAATCGCGCTCTGCAAACTCTGCAGGCCGCGTCATGGTTTGCTGGCCTGCGTCGTGAGCAATCCGGGAGCCGTGCCGGGTTACCGGTGCTATCGGTCCAGCGCGGAGTGTTTAAACTTCTGCCAATTATCGACTGGGATAACCGTCAGGTTTACCAGTACCTGAAACAAAATGGACTGCAGTACCATCCGTTATGGGATCAGGGTTATTTATCGGTAGGCGACACTCATACTACCCGTAAATGGGAACCTGGTATGGCAGAAGAAGAAACCCGCTTTTTTGGTCTGAAACGGGAATGTGGCCTGCACGAAGGCTGA
- a CDS encoding aminopeptidase — protein sequence MSAPFRLSVSLLALCCGLSFSTIAASTAPVGQYADNQTRKIASLFPGRMAGSPAELMAAEYINQHLKRLGYQSDTRQQNTAYRWQPQSGEPVLQKVTATSVIAAKSGLLPGEIVIMAHLDTRIPENARQQQQDVGGLRLQGVDNNAAALGVMLELAKQLSDKRLRYGIRFVALSATENGMQGMENYLSRMSADERQNTLLVINLDELIAGKSLDFVSGVRTSATEQTDTAGKALAIAHRLGIPAHATRLNAADNHQATPFDKAGMPYLLVTADSDGHHRQATLLGDQTSRDNLQFIDRHMPGRLAKRSRQVVSVLLPCISQMNSTAG from the coding sequence ATGTCAGCCCCTTTCCGCCTCAGTGTCAGTCTGCTGGCACTCTGTTGCGGCCTGAGTTTCAGTACCATCGCAGCCAGCACCGCACCTGTCGGACAGTATGCGGATAATCAAACCCGGAAAATTGCCAGCCTGTTTCCGGGAAGAATGGCCGGCAGCCCGGCCGAACTGATGGCTGCGGAATATATAAACCAGCATCTTAAAAGGCTGGGATACCAGAGTGATACCCGTCAACAGAACACGGCTTATCGATGGCAGCCACAATCCGGCGAACCGGTGCTTCAGAAGGTCACGGCGACATCGGTCATCGCTGCAAAGAGTGGTCTGTTGCCCGGTGAGATAGTTATTATGGCTCACCTTGATACCCGTATCCCCGAAAATGCCCGTCAGCAACAGCAGGACGTTGGTGGGCTACGTTTACAGGGAGTAGATAATAATGCCGCAGCCCTTGGGGTGATGCTGGAACTGGCTAAGCAATTGTCTGATAAACGTCTGCGTTATGGCATTCGTTTTGTGGCTCTGAGCGCCACCGAAAACGGCATGCAGGGTATGGAGAATTACCTCTCGCGGATGAGTGCCGATGAGCGGCAGAACACGCTACTGGTCATCAATCTGGATGAACTGATTGCCGGTAAAAGCCTGGATTTTGTCAGTGGTGTCAGGACTTCAGCCACGGAACAGACGGATACCGCCGGTAAAGCACTGGCTATTGCCCACCGGTTGGGGATACCAGCCCATGCGACCAGACTGAATGCTGCAGATAATCATCAGGCGACCCCGTTTGATAAAGCCGGAATGCCTTATTTGCTGGTCACCGCAGACAGTGATGGCCACCACCGCCAGGCAACATTACTGGGTGATCAGACCAGCCGTGATAATCTGCAGTTTATTGACCGGCATATGCCGGGTCGGCTGGCAAAACGCAGCCGTCAGGTGGTGAGTGTATTGTTACCATGCATCAGCCAGATGAACAGTACCGCCGGCTAA
- the cysG gene encoding siroheme synthase CysG: MDYLPVFADLTGRPVLVVGGGDVAARKIHLLRRSGAVIQLVARQLCTELQELHHQQEIHWQATEFTEQQLDTVFLVIAATDDSALNQRVYEAAELRQKLVNVVDDQARCTFIFPSIVDRSPLVVAISSGGTAPVLARIWREKLEALLPTSLGDMARIAGQWREKVKQQFPSMKQRRYYWERLLGGRFGALVAAGRLKEAEQLADHELHHQDSPKGEIYLVGAGPGDPGLLTLRGLQVLQLADVVLYDHLVSEEVLDLCRRDAERICVGKRAGAHLVIQEETNRLLVSHALEGKRVVRLKGGDPFIFGRGGEELQVAAEAGIPFQVVPGITAASGATAYAGIPLTHREHSQSVLFITGHCRAGNDLDWPSLARARQTLAIYMGAVNAATISSQLIAHGREGTTPVAIISRGTRADQQIIKGTLAGLESLAQQAPSPALLVIGEVVLLQDQLAWFQTSSSQLHEDPLLNPSV, from the coding sequence GTGGACTATCTTCCTGTCTTTGCAGACCTCACAGGCCGACCAGTATTAGTGGTTGGTGGTGGGGACGTTGCTGCACGAAAAATTCACCTGCTGCGTCGTTCAGGTGCGGTCATTCAACTGGTTGCTCGTCAGCTATGTACAGAACTGCAGGAACTTCACCACCAGCAGGAGATTCACTGGCAGGCTACGGAATTTACCGAACAGCAGCTGGACACAGTATTTCTGGTGATTGCTGCGACAGATGATTCGGCGCTAAATCAGCGGGTCTATGAAGCTGCTGAATTGCGTCAGAAACTGGTAAACGTGGTCGATGATCAGGCGCGTTGCACCTTTATTTTTCCTTCAATTGTTGACCGTTCACCGCTGGTGGTGGCTATTTCTTCCGGCGGAACTGCGCCGGTACTGGCCCGTATCTGGCGGGAGAAACTGGAAGCATTATTACCGACCAGCCTTGGTGATATGGCGCGGATTGCCGGTCAGTGGCGAGAAAAGGTGAAACAGCAGTTTCCTTCGATGAAACAGCGCCGTTATTACTGGGAGCGGTTGCTCGGAGGGCGTTTTGGTGCTCTGGTCGCAGCTGGTCGCCTTAAAGAGGCAGAGCAACTGGCTGATCACGAGTTGCATCATCAGGACAGTCCGAAAGGCGAAATTTATCTGGTAGGGGCAGGGCCGGGTGATCCGGGGCTGCTCACTTTACGTGGATTACAGGTACTACAGTTGGCGGATGTGGTTCTGTATGACCACCTTGTCAGTGAAGAGGTGCTGGACCTTTGCCGGCGTGATGCTGAACGGATTTGTGTCGGCAAACGCGCCGGAGCACATCTGGTTATTCAGGAAGAGACTAACCGTCTGTTAGTCAGCCATGCATTAGAGGGTAAACGGGTAGTCCGGCTGAAAGGCGGTGATCCGTTTATTTTTGGTCGCGGCGGCGAAGAATTACAGGTCGCTGCTGAAGCCGGGATTCCGTTTCAGGTGGTTCCGGGAATTACTGCCGCATCCGGCGCAACAGCCTATGCGGGTATTCCGCTGACTCATCGTGAACATTCGCAGAGTGTGTTGTTTATCACCGGGCACTGCCGTGCAGGCAATGATCTGGACTGGCCTTCACTGGCCAGGGCCCGGCAGACACTGGCCATCTATATGGGGGCCGTGAATGCTGCCACCATCAGCAGCCAGCTGATTGCTCATGGCCGGGAAGGGACAACGCCGGTGGCGATCATTAGTCGCGGCACCCGGGCGGATCAACAAATTATTAAAGGCACGTTAGCCGGCCTGGAATCACTTGCACAACAAGCGCCTTCTCCGGCGTTACTGGTTATCGGTGAAGTGGTCCTGCTACAGGATCAGCTCGCCTGGTTTCAAACTTCATCATCGCAGCTTCACGAAGACCCGCTGCTGAACCCTTCTGTTTGA
- the cysD gene encoding sulfate adenylyltransferase subunit CysD — MDQKRLTHLRQLEAESIHIIREVAAEFSNPVMMYSIGKDSSVMLHLARKAFHPGKLPFPLLHVDTGWKFREMYEFRDRTVKNIGAELLVHRNPEGVAMGINPFVHGSAKHTDIMKTEGLKQALNKYGFDAAFGGARRDEEKSRAKERIYSFRDRFHRWDPKNQRPELWHNYNGQINKGESIRVFPLSNWTELDIWQYIFLENIEIVPLYLAAPRPVLERDGMLMMVDDDRINLQPGEEIKQRMVRFRTLGCWPLTGAVESEAQSLPEIIEEMLVSTTSERQGRVIDRDQSGSMELKKRQGYF; from the coding sequence ATGGATCAAAAACGATTAACTCATCTGCGCCAGCTGGAAGCAGAGAGTATTCATATCATCCGTGAGGTGGCTGCTGAGTTCAGTAACCCGGTAATGATGTATTCCATTGGTAAAGATTCCTCAGTGATGCTGCACCTGGCCCGTAAAGCATTCCATCCGGGAAAATTACCATTCCCGTTGCTGCATGTGGATACCGGCTGGAAATTTCGTGAAATGTATGAGTTCCGCGATCGCACCGTAAAAAATATTGGTGCAGAACTGCTGGTACACCGTAACCCTGAAGGGGTGGCGATGGGGATTAACCCGTTTGTGCACGGCAGCGCCAAACATACTGACATTATGAAAACCGAAGGGCTGAAACAGGCACTGAACAAATACGGTTTTGATGCGGCATTTGGTGGTGCCCGCCGTGACGAAGAAAAATCGCGGGCCAAAGAGCGCATTTATTCGTTCCGTGATCGCTTCCACCGTTGGGACCCGAAAAACCAGCGTCCGGAATTATGGCACAACTATAACGGACAGATTAATAAAGGCGAGAGTATCCGTGTATTCCCGCTGTCCAACTGGACCGAACTGGATATCTGGCAATATATTTTCCTGGAAAATATCGAGATTGTTCCGCTGTATCTGGCCGCTCCGCGTCCGGTTCTGGAACGCGACGGGATGTTAATGATGGTGGATGATGACCGGATTAATCTGCAACCGGGTGAAGAGATTAAGCAACGGATGGTTCGTTTCCGTACTTTAGGCTGCTGGCCGCTGACGGGTGCTGTGGAATCTGAAGCACAGTCACTGCCGGAAATTATTGAGGAGATGCTGGTTTCAACCACCAGTGAACGCCAGGGCCGTGTGATTGACCGTGATCAGTCTGGTTCGATGGAACTCAAAAAACGCCAGGGATACTTCTGA